The genome window TGCGGCGTATCCTGGCGGCATTGGATAACCAGCAGGCCATCGACTTGCTGATGAAGCAACTGAAAAAGACCAAGAATAACGGCGAGTTCCTCATGCAGGTGGCGTCGTCCGCACCGATGGCCAAGCGCGAGGACGAGGAGGATTATTCCTAAGATGGCGGATCAGGTTTCAGCCGTCGATGACGTGCTCTCTGAGTATAAGGGCATCGAGGCGCAGATGGCCGATCCCGAGGTGATCGGGGATCAAGCGCAGTTCCGTAAACTCTCCAAGCGCTATACCCAGCTTCAGCCCATCGTGAAGGTGGCCACCGACCTGGAGCAGGTGCGCACCGACCTGGAGGACGCCCGCGAGATGGCGCGCGAGGATCGGGAGTTTCAGGCGGAGGCCGAGCGCCTGGAGGCCGCCCGGGTGGAGCTGGAGGAGAAGCTGGCGGACCTGCTGGCTCCCCGTGACCCCCACGATGGCGATGACATCATCATGGAGATCAAGGCCGGCGCGGGCGGTGAGGAGGCCGCGCTCTTTGCCGGTGATCTGGTGCGCATGTATGAGAAGTACGCCGATAAGCACGATTTCTCCTACGAGATCCTGGGTCTGGCGGAGTCCGATCTGGGCGGGGTCAAGGACATGACCTTGTCTATCCGGGCCAAGAACCCCTCGCGCGACGGCGCGTGGAGCGTATTCAAGTTCGAGGGCGGGGTGCACCGCGTGCAGCGCGTGCCGGTGACCGAGTCCCAGGGGCGCATCCAGACCTCGGCGGCGGGCGTGCTGGTGTACCCGGAGCCGGACGAGGTGGAGCAGGTGGAGATCGACGATAAGGACATTCGCGTCGATGTGTACCGCTCCTCCGGCAAGGGCGGCCAGGGCGTGAACACCACGGACTCCGCCGTGCGCATCACGCACCTGCCCACGGGCCTGGTGGTGACCTGCCAGAAGGAGCGCTCGCAGATTCAGAACAAGGCCCGCGCCATGCAGGTGCTGGCCGCGCGCCTCCAGCAGATGAAGGAGGACGAGGCGGAGGCCCAAGCGGCCGAGGGGCGCGCCAAGCAGGTGCGCACGATGGATCGTTCCGAGCGGATCCGCACCTATAACTGGCCGGAGAATCGCATTTCCGATCACCGCATTGGGTTTAAGGCCAATAACCTTGACCAGGTGCTCGACGGCAACCTGGACGATCTCTTCACCGCCTTGCAGGCCGCCGAGCGCGCCGAGCGCCTTGAGGCAGAATGACCCTGCGCGCAGAACTTGCTCGCGCTAGTGCTGAGCTGGCCCGCGCCGGGGTGCCCAGCCCGGAGGTGGATGCCCGGGAGATCGCGGCGCACCTGCTGGGTTGCTCGCTGCTGGAGGTGGGCTGGCGAGAGGCGACCCTACCCCCGGAATACGGGGATCTGGTGCGCCGCCGCGCCCGCCGGGAGCCGCTTCAGTACATCCTGGGTCGGGCCCCCTTCGGGCCGCTGACCCTGGCGGTGGGGCCGGGGGTGTTTATTCCCCGCCCCGAGACGGAGGTGCTGGCGGATTGGGCGGTGGGGGCGCTGCGGGGCGTCGATAAGCCCCTGGTGGTGGACCTGTGTACCGGCTCGGGCGCGCTGGCGGCGTATATCGCCCACGCGCGTGCCGACGCCCAGGTGGTCGCCGTGGAACGCAGCCCTAAGGCGGCGGCCTGGGCGCGGCGCAACCTCGAACCCCTGGGCGTGGAACTCCGGGAGGGAGACGCCACGGATCTTCGCGTGGTGGCCGACCTGGTGGGCCGGGCGA of Corynebacterium sp. 21KM1197 contains these proteins:
- the prfA gene encoding peptide chain release factor 1, which gives rise to MADQVSAVDDVLSEYKGIEAQMADPEVIGDQAQFRKLSKRYTQLQPIVKVATDLEQVRTDLEDAREMAREDREFQAEAERLEAARVELEEKLADLLAPRDPHDGDDIIMEIKAGAGGEEAALFAGDLVRMYEKYADKHDFSYEILGLAESDLGGVKDMTLSIRAKNPSRDGAWSVFKFEGGVHRVQRVPVTESQGRIQTSAAGVLVYPEPDEVEQVEIDDKDIRVDVYRSSGKGGQGVNTTDSAVRITHLPTGLVVTCQKERSQIQNKARAMQVLAARLQQMKEDEAEAQAAEGRAKQVRTMDRSERIRTYNWPENRISDHRIGFKANNLDQVLDGNLDDLFTALQAAERAERLEAE
- the prmC gene encoding peptide chain release factor N(5)-glutamine methyltransferase — translated: MTLRAELARASAELARAGVPSPEVDAREIAAHLLGCSLLEVGWREATLPPEYGDLVRRRARREPLQYILGRAPFGPLTLAVGPGVFIPRPETEVLADWAVGALRGVDKPLVVDLCTGSGALAAYIAHARADAQVVAVERSPKAAAWARRNLEPLGVELREGDATDLRVVADLVGRASVVVSNPPYVPEADDLPAEVYHDPHEAVFAGADGMSVINRLVEPAAALLAPGGYLGIEHDDATARDVARVVSRCPGLSAPVAVRDLSGRERFVTASKLSN